From Hippoglossus hippoglossus isolate fHipHip1 chromosome 14, fHipHip1.pri, whole genome shotgun sequence:
GTATTCCAGTTATTGCACATTTTTCATAGATATTGCACATGGGGATGTAAAtaagttaatttgtttttgttatgtgAAGTAGATAAAGCAAAGTGAACTCCACACATCAATTGTGTTCTGTATAGATGACTACATAGTTTAAAGCTTTGTTCAGTACTGTCGCAACGTCTTTcgatgtgtgtgttcatttagCGAGGGAGACCAGGAGGCAGCTAAACGGAAAATATGCTCATTAGCGGTCAGTGTCTTACATCCCCTTGGAAGCAATTAAGATGTGCTTCATAATGACAGTGAGACCAGAGTTGACCTGGCCACAATACCTGGAGAATAAATGATCATGTAAACATGTGTATACACGTATACACTTGTGTTTACATGCGTATATGGTTATCATGAATATTGTTTGCAAATAAGAtcgatttaaaaaacaagtgaagCAATTCCAACACGTCAGTGCTCGGGCCCTACAAAAAGGAACGGGGTCAATAAAAAAGAATCGAtcttaataattaaaatgtgatatGCCAGTTTCAGAGATAACATGAAAGGGATAACACTCCAGTTTATACACTTGATACATGATTTCATGTATGACTCCTTTCGTAGCGGTTCAGCCTTGTATGGTTTGGAAAAACAGAACCAGTCATCCCTGTCATGTCTCATATCCCAATTTGCCTCACATAGCTTAACAAGGTGAGCTATCCTCTGCCTTTAACCCTCACCAAGAGTCATTTTGAGGTGTATCaatgtatttatacagaagACAAAGTCTGACAGCATTGAGAATTGTAATGTGATGTTGGCTTAAAACTTAAGACCCTAATTTTGGCACAAGCATTTGAGTCCTACAGTTGTTTGTATTCACATCATATAATTTTAatctaattttatattttatttatttattatttcgcTTTGTATTTCCTTTTATTGTACTGCACTTTGATCAACTGTAAACTTGACTTGATTTGCCCCAagtaaatagtaaaaataaattgtgtgtccttttattttattagcaATATTGATATCAATAAAACTTAACACCTTCAGGCAGCTTCTTTGACCATTATGACTTCAGTGTTGATCAGATAAACAGAACTGCAGCCATTTTACAACTCATTAGGTCACAGGAATATCCCACCTCTGGGTGTCAGGCTGATGTGTGAAACACTGAGGATTgagaatattttatatttattctatatattctattctataatgCAGTGGAGGGCCAGAGTTGGAACTAACTTTAACATAATAACTCTCTAATAAAACATATGACTAAACATCTAAAATTACGTTTCAGTTATTTGCTTTGCAGTGAAGAAAAAGATTCATGCATGCAACACCCTCACTAATTACAATAGTGAATAGCAATGATTTGACGTGTGATCACCTGACTTAATTCCATGGGGGAAGAAGAGTACAGGATTAAAGGCTGCTTGCAACAGTTAAACACAGGTGGGTGGGGGGCTCAGTGTACAAAGTGCAACACCGTGCAGCATATTCTGTATTCTGAGTTGGTAAGAATGAACAATTTCTCTGAAGTAACATCTTTCCTTCTGTCTGATTACTACGGCATGAAGGACCTGAAGCCGCTGTACTTCTGCATGTTCCTGATTTTATACATAACTAttattgttgaaaatgttgcaTTGATTTGGGTGGTCTATCGTGAAAAGCACCTGCATGAGCCGATGTATTTGCTGCTGTGTAACTTGGCTGTGAATGGTTTGTATGGAGGCAGCGCTCTGCTGCCGGCGCTGCTGAGCATCATGCTCTCCCACTCCTATGAGATATCTCTGTCGCTGTGTCAGACACAGATCTACGCCATTCACACGTTTGTCATCATTGAATTCACAATTCTCGCTGTGATGAGTTACGACAGATACGTGGCCATTTGTCACCCTCTGCCATATCATGCGCTCATGTCACAGAAACTTGTGAAACTCATCATTTTCATGTGGCTGTTCCCCATGCTGgcatttttaattgttttcattttcactcttcagctgaGGTTTTGTAATAGATCCATTGAGAAGGTGTACTGTGCTAACTTCCTTCTGGTGAAACTTGCTTGCACGGATACTTCTGTTGTTAACATAATTGGCCTGTTATCTGTAGGTGTCTATGCATTACCACAGCTTATCATGATCTTTTATTCATATGCACACATCCTAAGGATATGTGCACTGTCATTCGGCAAATCTGGGTTCAAAGCCTTGAAGACTTGCACGCCGCACCTACTAGCAATCACTAACTTCTCCATCGGGTGTTTTTTTGAAATAGCACAAAGTCGATTCAACATTAGGAACCTGCCTTACGgagtaaagttgtttttatctttgtacTTTTTGATATTCCCGCCCATCCTTAATCCAGCGATCTATGGTTTGGGTATCCAAAGCATAAGAGTGCAACTGTTTAAGCATTTTAGCAGAAAAAGTAAGCAAGTGCGAATGATGTAAAGCCAAGAGGGCTGTTGTTATTGTGCAGTGAAAGAGTGTCCTGCTCGGGGCCAGTAAGACTGGGGCCTCTGGTGAAGAAACATGACATGTgtaatctcctgctgtttaaTCTCATTTGCAGAGCAGACCTGTCGatgcacagaaaaacatgtgGACTGTCGAATTACCGCAGCATCAGCAGGCTGCAGCTCAGGCTTTGTGCGATCAACAGTAATGTTCTTGGTTTCTGTCAGATTGTCTTATCTTCCACGGACCATGGGTTATAACGCAGGAGGGCTGCAAACACATACTGTCTCACCTGTTTTGATGTAAATATACGATATACGCCTGTAGCactgaaatgttaaatgttgtcTTTCACACATTGTCCTGTCTGcacttcaaactgtaaaatagcCACTGTTTGTGTACTTGTCTTGGTTGATGCAGTGTTTCAGTTATGAATAAAAGTGGTGATGGAAATCTAAAGTGTCTTGCTTTTTTAGAGTTGGGATCACAAATGATGAAGGAGGGGGGGAATGGGAGAAAGAGGTTGTGAAATAATTGAAATTAtgttgaattttcttttttccgtgCAATGCAGACCAAACAAAAAGTAACAATGTGCGGTGATAGATGAATTTCTTCCTGTTGATCAATGTCATCTTTGCTCCTCAGTGGTTATTGCTCAAACAGAAATGTCAGCtgtagaagagagagagtgaggaacaGGGTTGTTAGAGCATGAAACACCACTTCActcattaaaacatgatgtatAAAGAGTTTATGTACAACACTATCATTTCCAGTGTAAAAGATGaacaaacaatattatttgGGATTTTCAGTATTTTATGTGTGCTGTAAATGAATcaatatgattattaataaattcaataaatcattcaaaaaaatgttgtatAGATCCCTCTCCCaagacggacagaagtgcaatagatgccacgtgtaactcAGAACATCAACAACATAACAGTAAgtacaacattgatgagaagaaacaaatgaaagtaCAGACAAAAAATTATTTGCCCATACATACTGTCATGCAAATGCCTAtgcattatacattatatatacactcatttgtgcgagtgtgtggTATAGGTATTACTTATGTTGGGGACTTGTCATctttatggggacaaaaagcaagtcccaTTAACAAAAATCCTTTCATAATTAAGTGAAGATTTGttttaggcaagtagtaactatggttaatgTTAGAGTAAGTCTTCAGGGGACAATGTAATTTCCTCTGaagtcattgtgtgtgtgtgtgtgtgtgtgtgtgtgtgtgtgtgtgtgtgtgtgtgtgtgtgttacttaaATATTTGCGCTGCCAGTGTTTGACAGGAGATTGCACTCACATGGCAAACCTCATGGCTGTTTCTCTGAGCAGGCACATTTCTTGCATAAAGGACACTCAGACTCCTCTTTTGTGCACTCCTCTACCACAGCTGCAGTCTCCTGTCTGATAGTTGGGTTCTCCACATGGAGAAACCTGTGGTATTTTTGGAATAAAGGGTATGGCAGAAAGGTAATTCAGGTTAGTGACAATAATGTGTCACTAATTATTGTCACTAACAATAATTAGTGCAAAAAGATTCACCATGTGTGCATCTTGTGGTTTGTGAAAGCAATGTTTCCACTTCCGCTTTGTTTGGGACCAAAAAGAAATGATCTACGCCGGCCTGACATGTTTCTTATGAACCACAGATCACATAAAGAAGCAAATataagtgaaaagaaaatatgaaattggACAGGAGTCAGGGTGGAGACAGATATAAAGAGGTATGCATAGTAAAATGTACGAAAGACGATGGGATACCAAACtaatttgtagttttagttgaaaatgtaattatcttATGTAAAGGGATTCCAcattaaatgacaaaacacaaacaagagaagatgttcaatgtaatattttattcaGCCATTGGAGCAAGATTCAAATCAGCAACAAGTCAGCCAAAGCAAATCCTCCACAACGATGTCTTCTGTCTGTCCCATCATCTGTGATACTCGGCAAGTCTTGTAGCTTGGCTGGATTATGGTTTGGGTCTGCAACAATTGGggctaaaaaagaaacaatacatACTTTAATTCcatgagaaaacaaatatacaatatttattaatttgcttCTTCTGAGCATCTGAACTTACAAAGCCTCTCCATAACAGTGATGAGTTCCAACAGAGACTTCTGTTGGGAGGCAAGTTTCCTGACAGGTTCCATTTATCCTGGAGCAGGTGAAACggggtttgtgtgtctgactctCTGCaactaaaaacacagataaacattagTATGTTTTCGGTCAAATCCTTTAGctgtgaattttaaaaaataactgtgaaaatgtgcagatatgagctgcaaaaacacacagatttgtaTCAAGACTCACCAGAAAGCAGCATGACAACGACGAGCGCCAACACAGCCACACGATAACGAGACATTCTTGCTTCtgaaactgtgtctgtgtcagaaATGATGTTTAGACCCAGGACGGTTTGTCTTATATATCTGCTCACCtctgaggaggggaggagtgaAATAGGAGGAAATGGGTTGGTCTCTAATTAATTTCCAATCGTTAGTATAATGTATATTTCCGACTGGTTCAACTGGAGCTGTGTTAGTCAACCACCTGTTGATAgaaattttattattttattcattcatttattttattttagtttgcaGTGTTTAATCACTGCTTGCAGCTCACCATGCCGAGGAGGTTACGGGAAAAACAAGTTGTTTTCTTACAAAGGGGTTCAAATCCTATATCattactttatttctttataaatCATTGCTATCCGTTTATATTTTCGAAAATGAAAGTTCATGACACAGAGCATAAAACATCCATGCTTGTCGTCTTCTGTCATTTTTAATGCTCGTTTTGGCTTCCACAACTTTCATGTGACGGATCTGCATCTATAAACATCTGAAGTTTGCTCAAAAGGTTAAaccagagaaaaaacacaagactaCAGGATTATTAGTTAACTAATGGCTGTTGGTCAGATTTTTTATATACAAACGATgtcaatatattttaattaattaataaacacCCACCCTATTAGGCGATCTTTTTAATCAGAGAAAAtgtcccatcactccctttgcttgccccgCTGCTGCCTCAGTATTGCTGCtagttgcttcagcccctccaccaccccagcatccacatGTAGCCTCCAACGGGGGGTGATAAGTATTTTCTCATCACTCTcatcatatctatgtaatcatatctgggggaGTGACTAAGTCGGAGCTTAGACGTCAAACACTAACATGTTCTACTGGGAGCCACAGGTAAAACTGTTCCTCAACTACAACACGTGCAGTTTACAAACACTGGTCAAAttacagtacattacatttagctgacgcttttatccaaagcgagtTACAataaccatgagggtacaaacccagaacaacaagaatcaagaaagtacaatttcttcaagaaagccaaactacaaagtgctataggtaagtgccatttaagtgctactaaattgttagtttaaacttttattcaaggtatagtcggaagaggtgtgtttttagtctgcggcggaagatttatagactttctgctgtcctgatgtcattggggagctcgttccaccatttaggagccaggacagcaaacagtcgtgattttgttgagtggttagctcgcagtgagggagcaacaagccgattggcagatgcagagcagagtgaacgggctggggtgtaacgtttgaccatgtcctggatgtagactggacccaatccgttcgcagcacggtacgcaagaactaatgttttgaaacggatgcgggcagccactggtaaccagtgaagggagcggaggaggggagtagtgtgagtgaatttaggttaaagaccattcaagctgctgcattctggatgagctgcagaggtcggatggcactagcaggtagacctgccaggagggaaTCAAATCACTGGAGCTGTCTACCACCTATGGCTGAGTATCTGACCAACTCATCTGCCACAAATCATTTCCCGACTAATGATACATACAAGTAAGTTTTTGTTCTGCTGCTAAGACAAATCTCAGGCCACTTTTTTAGTTCAGTTCAAAAAGTTAGATTAACGATTTATTAACGTTTCAAAATGTCCATCAAGGATGAAGGTCAAGTATTGTTTTATACATTATATGACAGTTTAGTGTGGAGCGGATATTCTGGTACTTCAGAGTCCATGAACAAGTCGATACTGCTTTCAAATTCATGTTCTCCCTACGGCACTGAGAAACTATTAGTTCATGAGAAAACACTGAGAGCACAGGAACATTAAACTAAAAAGTCTTAAAGATATAATCCACATATATTATGGGAGACGTAACGTAGCGTAATGTACAGTAACGTAACGtcacgtaaagtaacgtaacatAGCGTAACGCCACGTCAAGTCACGTAGCGTAACGTAGCGTAACGCCACGtcacgtaaagtaacgtaaagcCACGTGACGTGACGTTACGTAATGTCACGTCACTTAACGTCACGAAccgtaaagtaacgtaacgtaatgtAGCGTAACGCCACGCCACGTCACGTAAAGTAccgtaaagtaacgtaacgtgtcataactccagtgtgcacaGTCgtatcactaccaaacttctgtctcatgattatagtccaaggctgaacagctctatgtgtcaatatttcctcagtgtcatagcgccacctactgattcaccatgaaacaggaagtactttataaatccactctgcattatccaaccggctccgaactactgacctatgatcacaatcctgacctgaacacatccatatattaatattagttcagggtcatagcgccacctactgatcagtgtgaaaattaagttgttgtaacattgtccaattgacacaaaattgctcacgctacatcagagcccttacttgaacagatatattagtctgtaggtaataatagtgatggcgccacctactggcaacaggaagtaagctttgttttacaactaccattcgatttacataaaatgttcacagtgtgatgtgcaattgatagcgtggaccataatgagcaattagcaggcaaggatcgacattgcgtgacggacgcagggagtgaagtgtttgttcttgccgcagtgcgcaaaacacGTGCAAtgcggagacgtgcgcttggtcattgatcgctctctccactaaccgcaacaggcttcgaaatgcctgtgctcgggcccgttagtgctacaacgtagccctagtcTACCAAtgtatctatccatctatctatccatctatctattcatttatctatatatctatctatctttaaTAAGCTGAAGTCAAAAGATTATCTGCAACCACAATCACCTTCTGTCAATCAGGAAGTAACTGAACTATACTAAGCCtttgtaaaaatagaaaataaaaaaataaaaaaataaaatagcaaGATGTCCCCTGCTGGATTTGTTGTTTTCGTCTAAAAATCTGTTATGCATTGATGTATCAACAGATGAGGTGACTAACGTGCATCTCTATGTGTTGATCATTATTTTGGGCCTGACTCAGTGCAGGTGTCCTTGTTCTTTGCCTTTCTGGAGGGAAACTTACCCTGGAGGACTGCAGCAAGTTCCTCGTGGTTTCAGAACCACACCAcccttttcacatttaaaaaataccagCATTGGAAATAATTATTTCTACTTCACCTTTAcaagtttattctgtgtttttgagATTCGCTTTTACACATCGTAGTGTGTCTTTCCTCTAGACACCAGTTTTCagtgttgcccccccccccccctctgtgtaaTTATGTTAATTATTACACTCACCATATCCTATAAGAAGGCCTGAGGCTTTGTGCAAACCAGGAATGGGTGTTTCATGTTTGCATATTATTATCATCCTGTGAGGGCAGTATACCTCTGCTGCCTGGAGGGAGGAGaatgtaaaaatgaaacatgGAACAGTGTGGCTTATGTGTGCCCGTGTCAtactttatttaataaaaaaaagaaacgtagCTACAATGTGGCACACTTGAGAAATGTCAGTCAATTTCAAATGGCATGGTAATGTGTTTTAGTTATGCAAAGCATGCTTGTACATTAAACACTCAATAAATACAGTTCTTCCCCTTTCTCTGGTGAACACTTCAAAAAAAGAACCTCTCTGGGGTCAAATTGGAAAATAAGTCTCAATACACAATGCGGTAGAGGGGTGGACTCACTGAGAAATACAAAACCGTTTTACAAACAATCAGGTAGACGGCATGCATACAAAAATAGATGACTATTCTCATCATTCCTTTGTAATTTACAAGACTACTTCATTATTGcctattgttttatttttgtgcccTTGTTTGGAGGAAGAGCTTCCTTTCTACGTCATCCCTTGTCTTTCATGGAGAAGTACAATGTACATTCACAATCACTGAGGCACAGAACTTGTTTTACTATTTGTATACTGTAAGTACCCCAAGTCACTGTTGCTGTAGTAatgtaatattaaatatatatatatatatatatatgtttaacaCCCTGTACACCCATGGAACAAACGTACCTAatattcatacacacatgcataacaAAATTTTGTGTACATCCAAAATAGCTTTGTTACCAAATCCTGTTATCGTCAAAGCCTTTCAGAGCAGCTGTACACGACTCCCCTGCATGTTGTTGCAGTGACGGGAGGTGGCCATGCATATGAGCGATGAATTACACAGCTCTCCAACAAATCTTTGACGAGGACACAAAGTGCATAAATGCCAGTCAGAAACCCTGATGAGTCCACAAGTTCATTCTGTCGAGACATCTCTTTTTGCCTTTCTGTGACAGCCCTCATCTTTAAAACGGCGAGGTCAGGCGGAGCTCCTGCGCAGTAAGTGGGGTTCAGGGAGCAGTAAAAGGAGAACAGATGGACAGGTCAAGCAGGGAAAACGATTTTTGGTGCCTTTTTATCTCCAGCGAAGGAATGCTGGCTGTGTGAGGCACAGGCAGAGGCGATACGGTCAAGGTTTTATCAACATAATGATCCTGACAGGTTACCCTAAAAAACCCAAGGACCGGTTTGTGTCTTGAAGAGGGatattctgcaaaaaaaaaatggaggtaCTGATTAGGCAAATACAacacttatatatttatacaaatataaacgCTCTAAACATGTTGTTATACCTTCAGTGAGCTGTTGAGGATGCGGAGGCGATGAAGCTTGTCATTTAGCAGGGGGTCATTAACTCGGCGGACAAATGAGCGCTTGTACTCCAGGCGGCTGGCTGATCTGTGATCAGCTGAGTTGGACAGACTCGTCTGCTCCAGAGCCCGATACAAGTCCCCCAGAGAGTCTGCCTGCATCCTGCAGTCCCGTCCACGACCTGCCGTGAAAGCCAAGCAACGATTAACAACAAGGATTTCTCAATAAACTGAAGTGAGGGATGAGTTTtcttacctttttttttttaacaaaaaagtATCAACACACTAAGAGTTCTTCTActttaaaccaaataaaaacactagaGATATTCCACAAAATAATTGTAGCAGTGGATCTCTCAGCACTCCATCATATGAAAGTGCAAGCAGCCTCTCCCTGCCCACACACTGCCCACCTGCCTGCCACGAAATGGCAGAGTGCTGAAACTAATAAGGGGCTGTTGAAGGGACttattaataaatattgcacatattcatttttgtttttttgtgtagtATAGGATATAAAagcaaaactaaaaaatgttCAGCATTTTACTTCTCGAATTCGTCAACGTGCAGCATATTTCTAGCCATTTTGTTCTGGGCtacaattttttattattttattattattattccagaTAAATCTTTTACTGTAATTATTTCCTGAAATAATACTTTTTTGTTGGATTGTGAATCTTAAAAATAGTGTCAGTCAAATCTaaacatatttactttattaaaattgtatttattaaaagcAGGTACACATATTATTAAAGATGCTGGAACCATTactgtttgtcatgttttcttactttgaaTAATTGTTATTAAATGCAATTCTGttgattgatttattaaaaaatctaaataatccTTTCAGCTGCTTGCTACTGAACTATGATGCCCAATACAGTACCCAGCtgcaaataaaactaaaactatcttaaaatgaaaatcattttttataatttggATGAACTAACTATTACTTTATTTCCAATATATACAAAATCATATGTTGATATACACTGATATGACTCCTCTCTTGTTAAACATATGAATGGTCCTCATAGACTTTAAGGacctttatatttttaaatacatcattCATTCTGTCAATATGTAATTTTCCATAACACGGGAGCCATTCTCCTACCAGCGCCCTCATGTCTCCTGTTGGGATACACCGCCCTCTGCTGGGATGATACTAACACTACACTAGAGCTGAATCGGTTGTCACTCTATTTTGTGTTTTAGAAAGAGGGTGGCAGGTTCTGAAGCGGTCTGACGCGTCCTGGCTGTGCCTTGAAATGTATCATGCTTTATTTgctgcttgttttgtgtttgtctccctTCTTCGCAGGCAACGGTGGAGGGAGTGAAGTGTAAGATAAATGAGGACAAGAAGAGAGGGGCCTAGGGCGTGCTTCTTTATCCTGTTCAGAATCCAACATTAACACTGGCTGAAAGGATTCCTCCTCGCTTCACCATCCAAACCGTGCCAAGAGGCACAATGACATCTCGATCGGgcaagagaggagaaaagagagagaaagacagagtgtgtgtgtgtgagagagagagagtgagagtgaactGCCAAGATAAATCAGTATCAAATAAGACACTAAATTTCATCTCACGTAGACAAGTGCCCTGGAGGTGTTTGAGGGGCAGCAAATGGGCTGGCTGCAAATCCAATCCAATAAAGCAATGACAGCCAGTAGACGACCTCTGACATTTGCCGGCTCTGACTCTCCTGTTAGTGGCTTTAATCGAATTACTGACGACAAATAAGTTCACTTGCTCAACACCATGCAGATGAGGAGACTGATCAAATacttaaaaataacaattagCAGGAGAGGATGAGCCCAGTGACACCTCGGGTTTCCTCTAGTGGCAGAGCCTCCGAACTCTGTCAGATGAGGTAAGTGTCCCTTTATAGCTGTTTCAGACAAGCCCATTTGAACTGGCTTTATACTGGATGTCATTTAACACTTGTGCTTGTATATAGGTGTATACTGTTAGATAACTTTCTCATACAAGACCCAGTGATCCTGAAATTGTAACAACTCATTACTTCTTGTTTATTTTGACTTCTCACACACTCCATCCCTCCAACaggtttggtggaaatcagtttagAAGTTTTTGCGTAAGCCTGCtaacaaatacaccaacaaAGAACTGCAGGAGCACCTCTGAGAAATATGAACAAATGAATAATCTGTCATGAGCAAAGTTCTGAagctataaaagaaaaaaagctccattattgtgtgtttgatgaacTGTAGAGTTGAAACTattagttacagttacagtttcCCAAAGTGAGCGCATTTCTTTGACTGTATAATTCACTGGAGCCAACCCCAGCGGTCATTGAGCCACAGGCAgagttcaccctggacaggtcgccagccaatcagagggctcacatacagagacaaacaaccattcagtTGAACATTTTCACCTCAATCAGTTTTCTATTAATCACATTACTGATTAGTCAAAAACGGGGTTTACTTCTAGTACGATTcaactttgttttaaa
This genomic window contains:
- the LOC117774844 gene encoding olfactory receptor 52D1-like, encoding MNNFSEVTSFLLSDYYGMKDLKPLYFCMFLILYITIIVENVALIWVVYREKHLHEPMYLLLCNLAVNGLYGGSALLPALLSIMLSHSYEISLSLCQTQIYAIHTFVIIEFTILAVMSYDRYVAICHPLPYHALMSQKLVKLIIFMWLFPMLAFLIVFIFTLQLRFCNRSIEKVYCANFLLVKLACTDTSVVNIIGLLSVGVYALPQLIMIFYSYAHILRICALSFGKSGFKALKTCTPHLLAITNFSIGCFFEIAQSRFNIRNLPYGVKLFLSLYFLIFPPILNPAIYGLGIQSIRVQLFKHFSRKSKQVRMM